Proteins found in one Bacillus subtilis subsp. subtilis str. 168 genomic segment:
- the spoIVFA gene encoding regulator of SpoIVFB (stage IV sporulation) (Evidence 1a: Function from experimental evidences in the studied strain; PubMedId: 10809718, 11959848, 15087499, 16731018, 16816000, 16818230, 17824930, 22882546; Product type r: regulator), with protein MSHRADEIRKRLEKRRKQLSGSKRFSTQTVSEKQKPPSWVMVTDQEKHGTLPVYEDNMPTFNGKHPLVKTDSIILKCLLSACLVLVSAIAYKTNIGPVSQIKPAVAKTFETEFQFASASHWFETKFGNPLAFLAPEHKNKEQQIEVGKDLIAPASGKVQQDFQDNGEGIKVETSSDKIDSVKEGYVVEVSKDSQTGLTVKVQHADNTYSIYGELKDVDVALYDFVDKGKKLGSIKLDDHNKGVYYFAMKDGDKFIDPIQVISFE; from the coding sequence ATGAGTCACAGAGCAGATGAAATCAGAAAACGATTAGAGAAAAGAAGAAAGCAGCTTTCCGGCTCAAAACGTTTCTCTACTCAGACAGTTTCTGAAAAGCAGAAACCCCCGTCCTGGGTGATGGTAACGGATCAGGAAAAGCATGGAACACTTCCGGTCTACGAAGATAACATGCCAACATTCAACGGAAAACACCCATTGGTGAAAACAGATTCAATTATCCTGAAATGTCTTCTGTCGGCCTGCCTTGTTCTCGTTTCAGCTATAGCCTATAAAACAAACATTGGACCCGTCAGTCAGATTAAACCCGCCGTAGCCAAAACCTTTGAAACTGAATTTCAATTTGCTTCAGCAAGCCATTGGTTCGAAACCAAATTCGGAAATCCGCTTGCTTTCCTGGCTCCTGAACACAAAAATAAGGAACAGCAGATTGAAGTAGGCAAAGATCTGATCGCGCCTGCATCCGGGAAAGTACAGCAGGATTTTCAGGACAATGGGGAAGGAATTAAAGTCGAAACAAGCAGTGATAAGATTGATAGCGTAAAAGAAGGCTATGTGGTTGAAGTCAGCAAAGACAGCCAAACGGGACTGACGGTTAAGGTGCAGCATGCTGACAACACCTATAGTATCTATGGCGAGCTCAAAGATGTGGATGTTGCTTTATATGATTTTGTGGATAAAGGCAAAAAGCTCGGTTCGATTAAGCTTGATGATCATAATAAAGGGGTCTATTATTTTGCCATGAAAGACGGCGATAAATTTATTGATCCGATTCAGGTGATTTCATTTGAATAA
- the minD gene encoding ATPase activator of MinC (Evidence 1a: Function from experimental evidences in the studied strain; PubMedId: 11886553, 12426398, 12492852, 12492861, 16322744, 16885474, 17513368, 19019154, 28674273; Product type cp: cell process) produces MGEAIVITSGKGGVGKTTTSANLGTALAILGKRVCLVDTDIGLRNLDVVMGLENRIIYDLVDVVEGRCKMHQALVKDKRFDDLLYLMPAAQTSDKTAVAPEQIKNMVQELKQEFDYVIIDCPAGIEQGYKNAVSGADKAIVVTTPEISAVRDADRIIGLLEQEENIEPPRLVVNRIRNHLMKNGDTMDIDEIVQHLSIDLLGIVADDDEVIKASNHGEPIAMDPKNRASIAYRNIARRILGESVPLQVLEEQNKGMMAKIKSFFGVRS; encoded by the coding sequence TTGGGTGAGGCTATCGTAATAACTTCGGGAAAAGGCGGAGTAGGTAAGACAACAACATCTGCGAACCTCGGTACCGCCTTAGCCATTTTAGGGAAGCGCGTATGCTTAGTAGATACTGATATAGGACTGCGCAACCTTGATGTTGTAATGGGTCTTGAAAATAGAATTATTTACGATCTGGTAGACGTTGTAGAGGGCAGATGCAAAATGCATCAGGCGCTCGTAAAAGACAAACGTTTCGATGATCTGCTCTATTTAATGCCCGCTGCTCAAACGAGCGATAAGACAGCTGTTGCTCCTGAACAAATTAAAAACATGGTCCAAGAGCTCAAACAGGAATTTGACTATGTCATCATAGACTGTCCTGCCGGAATCGAGCAAGGGTACAAAAATGCCGTTTCCGGAGCTGATAAAGCGATTGTGGTCACTACGCCTGAAATCTCAGCTGTTCGTGATGCTGACCGTATTATAGGACTGCTGGAGCAAGAGGAAAATATTGAACCGCCGCGGCTCGTTGTTAACAGAATCAGAAATCACCTGATGAAAAACGGTGACACGATGGATATCGACGAAATCGTACAGCATCTGTCGATCGATTTGCTCGGAATCGTGGCTGATGATGATGAAGTCATTAAAGCTTCCAATCATGGCGAACCGATTGCGATGGACCCTAAAAACCGCGCTTCCATTGCATATCGCAATATTGCCCGCCGCATCTTAGGTGAATCTGTTCCTTTACAGGTGCTTGAAGAGCAAAACAAAGGAATGATGGCTAAGATTAAGTCATTTTTCGGAGTAAGATCTTAA
- the minC gene encoding cell-division regulator (septum placement) (Evidence 1a: Function from experimental evidences in the studied strain; PubMedId: 10411726, 12426398, 12446561, 15317782, 16322744, 17326815, 19141479, 20352045, 22720735, 24366721; Product type cp: cell process), translating into MKTKKQQYVTIKGTKNGLTLHLDDACSFDELLDGLQNMLSIEQYTDGKGQKISVHVKLGNRFLYKEQEEQLTELIASKKDLFVHSIDSEVITKKEAQQIREEAEIISVSKIVRSGQVLQVKGDLLLIGDVNPGGTVRAGGNIFVLGSLKGIAHAGFNGNNQAVIAASEMLPTQLRINHVLNRSPDHIQKGNEMECAYLDTDGNMVIERLQHLAHLRPDLTRLEGGM; encoded by the coding sequence GTGAAGACCAAAAAGCAGCAATATGTAACAATAAAAGGAACAAAGAATGGACTAACATTGCATCTGGATGATGCGTGTTCTTTTGATGAGCTTCTCGATGGTCTTCAGAATATGCTGTCAATTGAACAATATACCGATGGAAAAGGCCAGAAAATCAGCGTTCATGTTAAGCTGGGAAATCGCTTTTTATATAAGGAGCAAGAGGAACAGCTAACCGAATTGATTGCGTCAAAGAAAGATTTGTTTGTTCATTCTATTGACAGTGAAGTCATTACTAAAAAAGAAGCACAGCAGATAAGAGAGGAAGCCGAAATTATTTCTGTTTCAAAAATTGTCCGTTCAGGCCAAGTGCTGCAGGTAAAAGGCGACTTGCTCCTGATCGGTGACGTGAATCCCGGCGGAACAGTCAGGGCCGGAGGGAACATTTTTGTTCTGGGCTCACTGAAAGGAATTGCGCATGCTGGATTCAATGGAAATAATCAAGCGGTCATCGCCGCCTCTGAAATGCTTCCGACACAATTAAGAATCAATCATGTGTTAAATCGCTCCCCAGACCACATTCAAAAAGGGAACGAAATGGAATGTGCTTATTTAGATACAGACGGAAATATGGTCATTGAACGCCTTCAACATTTGGCTCATTTAAGACCTGATCTAACAAGGCTTGAGGGAGGAATGTGA
- the mreD gene encoding cell-shape determining protein (Evidence 1a: Function from experimental evidences in the studied strain; PubMedId: 15849754, 16101995, 16850406, 18156271; Product type s: structure) — protein MKRFLLPFVMMLVFSAESIFTDLVHFPFVTDDQVLAPRFLMLVLIFMSAFINQKHAMIYGFIFGFLYDMNYTSLLGVYMFGFAGLCYLASKAFKVLHTNAFVVILIAVLAVCLLEFYVFGIQSLIHKDIMTFNGFVLDRFIPTILLNIAAALILVLPFRLFFMSLKKELRDE, from the coding sequence GTGAAACGTTTCCTTCTCCCTTTCGTTATGATGCTTGTTTTTTCTGCGGAAAGCATTTTTACAGATTTGGTGCATTTTCCTTTCGTTACAGATGACCAAGTGCTCGCCCCGCGTTTTTTGATGCTTGTATTGATATTCATGTCGGCTTTTATCAACCAAAAACACGCGATGATTTACGGATTTATTTTTGGCTTTCTATATGACATGAACTATACAAGTCTATTAGGCGTTTACATGTTTGGTTTTGCAGGGCTATGCTATTTGGCTTCAAAAGCGTTTAAAGTGTTGCATACAAACGCATTTGTAGTGATATTGATAGCAGTTCTGGCTGTCTGTCTGCTCGAATTTTACGTATTCGGCATTCAGTCTTTGATTCATAAAGACATTATGACGTTTAACGGATTTGTGCTTGACCGGTTTATACCGACAATTTTATTAAATATTGCAGCAGCTCTTATTCTTGTTCTGCCATTTAGATTGTTTTTTATGAGTCTAAAGAAAGAATTGAGAGATGAGTAA
- the mreC gene encoding cell-shape determining protein (Evidence 1a: Function from experimental evidences in the studied strain; PubMedId: 15849754, 16101995, 16850406, 17427287, 20623345; Product type cp: cell process), with protein MPNKRLMLLLLCIIILVAMIGFSLKGGRNTTWPEKVIGDTTGVFQNIFHTPAEFFAGIFENINDLKNTYKENERLREKLDGQTQYEAKLQELEEENKSLRDELGHVKSIKDYKPILATVIARSPDNWAKQVTINKGTQQNVAKDMAVTNEKGALIGKIKSSGLNNFTSAVQLLSDTDRNNRVATKISGKKGSKGYGLIEGYDKEKKRLKMTIIERKDKQDVKKGDLIETSGTGGVFPEGLTIGEVTDIESDSYGLTKVAYVKPAADLTDLNNVIVVNRDVPTVDTEEEGS; from the coding sequence ATGCCGAATAAGCGGTTAATGCTATTACTTCTGTGTATTATCATATTGGTGGCTATGATTGGATTTTCGCTGAAGGGCGGCCGCAATACCACCTGGCCTGAGAAAGTGATCGGCGATACGACGGGAGTATTTCAAAATATTTTTCATACGCCTGCCGAATTTTTTGCAGGAATATTTGAGAACATCAATGATTTAAAAAACACATACAAAGAAAACGAGCGTCTAAGAGAAAAACTTGACGGACAGACACAATATGAAGCCAAGCTTCAAGAGCTTGAAGAAGAAAACAAATCCTTGCGTGACGAGCTTGGCCATGTCAAATCGATTAAAGATTACAAGCCGATTTTAGCAACGGTCATCGCCAGAAGCCCTGATAATTGGGCGAAACAGGTCACCATTAACAAGGGGACTCAGCAAAACGTAGCGAAAGATATGGCCGTTACAAACGAAAAAGGCGCATTAATCGGCAAGATCAAAAGCTCCGGACTTAACAATTTTACGTCTGCTGTTCAGCTTTTAAGCGATACTGACCGCAATAACAGAGTCGCGACAAAAATTTCCGGAAAAAAAGGCAGCAAAGGCTACGGCTTGATCGAAGGATATGACAAAGAGAAAAAACGTCTTAAGATGACAATTATTGAGCGTAAGGATAAACAAGACGTGAAAAAAGGCGATCTTATTGAAACATCAGGGACAGGCGGTGTTTTCCCAGAAGGGCTGACAATCGGTGAAGTGACTGATATCGAGTCAGATTCCTATGGATTAACGAAGGTTGCTTATGTAAAACCTGCGGCTGACCTTACAGATTTAAATAATGTGATCGTTGTTAACCGTGACGTGCCGACTGTCGATACAGAGGAGGAAGGATCGTGA
- the mreB gene encoding cell-shape determining protein (Evidence 1a: Function from experimental evidences in the studied strain; PubMedId: 14588250, 15745453, 15922599, 16322744, 16885474, 17064365, 17513368, 22166997, 24550515, 27376153, 28589952; Product type cp : cell process) gives MFGIGARDLGIDLGTANTLVFVKGKGIVVREPSVVALQTDTKSIVAVGNDAKNMIGRTPGNVVALRPMKDGVIADYETTATMMKYYINQAIKNKGMFARKPYVMVCVPSGITAVEERAVIDATRQAGARDAYPIEEPFAAAIGANLPVWEPTGSMVVDIGGGTTEVAIISLGGIVTSQSIRVAGDEMDDAIINYIRKTYNLMIGDRTAEAIKMEIGSAEAPEESDNMEIRGRDLLTGLPKTIEITGKEISNALRDTVSTIVEAVKSTLEKTPPELAADIMDRGIVLTGGGALLRNLDKVISEETKMPVLIAEDPLDCVAIGTGKALEHIHLFKGKTR, from the coding sequence ATGTTTGGAATTGGTGCTAGAGACCTTGGTATAGATCTTGGAACTGCGAATACGCTTGTTTTTGTAAAAGGAAAAGGAATTGTTGTGAGAGAGCCGTCAGTTGTCGCTTTGCAGACGGATACGAAATCGATTGTCGCTGTCGGAAATGATGCGAAAAATATGATTGGACGGACACCGGGCAACGTGGTGGCTCTTCGCCCGATGAAAGACGGCGTTATCGCTGATTATGAAACAACGGCGACGATGATGAAATATTACATCAATCAGGCCATAAAAAATAAAGGCATGTTTGCCAGAAAACCATATGTAATGGTATGTGTCCCATCAGGCATTACAGCTGTTGAAGAACGCGCTGTTATCGATGCGACAAGACAGGCGGGAGCGCGTGACGCGTATCCGATTGAAGAGCCTTTTGCCGCAGCAATCGGAGCCAATCTGCCAGTTTGGGAACCGACTGGAAGCATGGTTGTTGATATCGGGGGCGGTACGACAGAAGTTGCGATTATTTCCCTCGGAGGCATCGTAACGTCTCAGTCAATCCGTGTAGCCGGTGATGAGATGGATGACGCGATTATCAACTACATCAGAAAAACGTACAATCTGATGATCGGTGACCGTACGGCTGAAGCGATTAAAATGGAAATCGGATCTGCAGAAGCTCCTGAAGAATCCGACAACATGGAAATCCGCGGCCGCGATTTGCTCACAGGTTTGCCGAAAACAATTGAAATTACAGGAAAAGAGATTTCTAACGCTCTACGCGACACTGTATCTACAATTGTCGAAGCAGTGAAGAGCACACTCGAAAAAACACCGCCTGAGCTTGCAGCAGATATCATGGACAGAGGTATAGTGTTAACCGGCGGCGGAGCGCTTTTGCGCAATTTGGACAAAGTCATCAGCGAAGAAACAAAAATGCCGGTCCTTATCGCCGAAGATCCGCTTGATTGTGTAGCGATCGGAACAGGGAAAGCACTGGAGCACATCCATCTTTTCAAAGGGAAAACTAGATAA
- the ysxA gene encoding conserved nucleotide-related metabolism protein (Evidence 3: Putative function from multiple computational evidences; PubMedId: 10652786, 17434969, 18556794; Product type e: enzyme) produces the protein MVIHDLPLKLKDFPMKEKPRERLLKVGAENLANHELLAILLRTGTKHESVLDLSNRLLRSFDGLRLLKEASVEELSSIPGIGMVKAIQILAAVELGSRIHKLANEEHFVIRSPEDGANLVMEDMRFLTQEHFVCLYLNTKNQVIHKRTVFIGSLNSSIVHPREVFKEAFKRSAASFICVHNHPSGDPTPSREDIEVTRRLFECGNLIGIELLDHLVIGDKKFVSLKEKGYL, from the coding sequence TTGGTCATACACGATCTGCCATTAAAACTCAAAGATTTCCCAATGAAAGAAAAGCCAAGGGAACGGCTCCTGAAAGTCGGAGCCGAGAACTTAGCGAATCATGAACTTTTGGCTATATTATTGCGGACAGGGACTAAACACGAATCTGTTTTGGACCTGTCAAACCGGCTGCTGCGCTCATTTGACGGGCTGCGCCTGCTCAAGGAAGCATCGGTTGAAGAGCTGTCAAGCATCCCGGGAATCGGTATGGTAAAAGCGATTCAAATACTGGCAGCAGTTGAGCTTGGAAGCCGGATTCATAAATTAGCCAACGAAGAACATTTCGTTATTCGCTCCCCGGAAGACGGCGCTAATCTTGTCATGGAGGATATGCGCTTTTTAACCCAGGAGCATTTTGTCTGTTTATACTTAAATACAAAAAATCAAGTCATCCATAAACGCACCGTATTTATCGGAAGCCTGAATTCATCTATTGTCCACCCGCGAGAGGTGTTTAAAGAAGCGTTTAAACGATCTGCCGCTTCCTTTATCTGTGTTCATAATCATCCTTCTGGAGATCCGACGCCGAGCAGGGAAGATATTGAAGTGACAAGACGGCTGTTTGAATGCGGAAACCTGATTGGCATCGAGCTGCTTGACCATTTGGTGATCGGGGATAAAAAATTTGTGAGTTTAAAGGAAAAAGGATATTTGTAA
- the maf gene encoding nucleoside triphosphate pyrophosphatase; septum formation DNA-binding protein (multicopy associated filamentation) (Evidence 1a: Function from experimental evidences in the studied strain; PubMedId: 10841541, 16216582, 21564336, 24210219; Product type e: enzyme): protein MTKPLILASQSPRRKELLDLLQLPYSIIVSEVEEKLNRNFSPEENVQWLAKQKAKAVADLHPHAIVIGADTMVCLDGECLGKPQDQEEAASMLRRLSGRSHSVITAVSIQAENHSETFYDKTEVAFWSLSEEEIWTYIETKEPMDKAGAYGIQGRGALFVKKIDGDYYSVMGLPISKTMRALRHFDIRA, encoded by the coding sequence ATGACAAAACCGCTAATACTTGCATCACAATCTCCGCGCAGGAAAGAACTCCTCGATCTTCTCCAGCTGCCCTACTCCATTATTGTCAGTGAAGTAGAAGAAAAATTAAATCGAAACTTTTCACCAGAAGAAAACGTCCAATGGTTGGCAAAACAAAAAGCTAAGGCTGTAGCTGATCTCCACCCGCATGCAATCGTTATCGGTGCTGATACAATGGTATGCCTTGACGGCGAATGTCTTGGCAAACCGCAGGATCAAGAAGAAGCTGCTTCTATGCTGCGGAGGCTTTCAGGCCGAAGTCACTCAGTAATAACCGCGGTCAGCATTCAAGCTGAAAATCACAGCGAGACTTTTTATGATAAGACAGAAGTTGCGTTTTGGTCCCTCAGTGAAGAAGAGATTTGGACATATATTGAAACAAAAGAGCCGATGGATAAAGCAGGTGCATACGGCATCCAAGGAAGAGGCGCGCTTTTTGTAAAGAAAATAGACGGAGATTATTATTCAGTCATGGGCCTTCCTATATCAAAAACAATGAGAGCTCTTCGCCATTTTGATATAAGGGCATGA
- the spoIIB gene encoding spatial and temporal regulator of the dissolution of septal peptidoglycan during engulfment (stage II sporulation) (Evidence 1a: Function from experimental evidences in the studied strain; PubMedId: 16959571, 17376078, 22720735, 22882546; Product type cp: cell process), producing MKKRKNKKNSKAAEKALKVTINGKEETVYEQETPETEANKSMTFSNWEEKRQAEQEVAASQEHPDEDEFNWDSEEDKVFKEDPKVVPPFQKKKTKLYAKGKTGAAKPVKRVAATIAFAAVIGTGLGLFALNISGNKEASAPASLEDSLGSQTAKAGDTSADKQTSGAEKQAAQTEGTYKTYAVQAGKFSNEKGAETLTEQLTEKGYSAVSLSKDDGYTYVIAGLASEKEVSQQLGQVLIDSDFEAWGGKELSLSIESDMTDSFKETAELAAKAILDEDITKASVEKIEKSLGETKASETGEKKAILQALKELEDPSAEAGWKAQQELLAVVK from the coding sequence TTGAAAAAAAGAAAGAATAAAAAAAACAGTAAAGCCGCAGAAAAAGCCCTCAAGGTGACGATTAATGGAAAAGAAGAGACGGTTTACGAACAAGAGACGCCTGAGACAGAGGCGAATAAAAGCATGACATTTTCAAATTGGGAGGAAAAAAGACAGGCAGAACAAGAGGTTGCGGCATCCCAGGAACACCCTGATGAAGATGAATTCAATTGGGATTCCGAGGAGGACAAGGTGTTTAAAGAGGACCCTAAAGTTGTTCCTCCTTTTCAAAAGAAAAAAACAAAGCTTTACGCAAAAGGAAAGACCGGGGCTGCCAAACCGGTAAAAAGAGTGGCCGCGACGATTGCCTTCGCGGCTGTCATTGGCACTGGATTAGGGTTATTCGCGTTAAACATATCGGGGAATAAAGAAGCGTCAGCACCGGCCTCTTTAGAGGATTCTTTAGGCAGCCAAACGGCAAAAGCAGGGGATACTTCTGCTGATAAACAAACCTCAGGCGCAGAAAAACAAGCGGCACAAACTGAAGGTACATACAAAACATACGCTGTGCAAGCCGGAAAATTTTCAAATGAAAAGGGCGCCGAAACGTTAACAGAACAATTGACCGAAAAAGGATATTCCGCCGTGTCACTGTCAAAGGATGACGGGTATACGTATGTTATTGCAGGCTTAGCAAGTGAAAAGGAGGTCTCACAGCAGTTAGGACAGGTTTTAATCGACAGTGATTTTGAAGCCTGGGGAGGCAAGGAGCTTTCCTTATCAATAGAGTCAGATATGACAGATTCTTTTAAGGAAACAGCGGAGCTTGCAGCAAAGGCGATTCTCGACGAAGACATTACAAAAGCGAGTGTAGAGAAAATAGAAAAGTCGCTTGGTGAAACAAAAGCGTCAGAAACAGGAGAGAAAAAAGCGATTTTGCAGGCTTTAAAGGAATTAGAGGATCCAAGTGCTGAAGCCGGGTGGAAGGCTCAGCAGGAGCTGTTAGCCGTCGTAAAATAA
- the comC gene encoding membrane prepilin peptidase (Evidence 1a: Function from experimental evidences in the studied strain; PubMedId: 2553669, 9723928, 15849754, 16751195, 16850406, 16751195; Product type cp : cell process): protein MLSILFIFGLILGSFYYTAGCRIPLHLSIIAPRSSCPFCRRTLTPAELIPILSFLFQKGKCKSCGHRISFMYPAAELVTACLFAAAGIRFGISLELFPAVVFISLLIIVAVTDIHFMLIPNRILIFFLPFLAAARLISPLDSWYAGLLGAAAGFLFLAVIAAITHGGVGGGDIKLFAVIGFVLGVKMLAAAFFFSVLIGALYGAAAVLTGRLAKRQPLPFAPAIAAGSILAYLYGDSIISFYIKMALG from the coding sequence ATGCTATCCATTCTTTTTATCTTCGGGCTTATCCTTGGTTCTTTTTACTATACGGCCGGGTGCCGTATCCCCTTACATCTATCTATTATTGCGCCCCGTTCATCATGCCCGTTTTGCCGGCGAACATTAACTCCTGCAGAATTAATTCCCATCCTGTCATTCCTATTTCAAAAAGGTAAATGTAAAAGCTGCGGGCATAGGATTTCTTTTATGTATCCCGCAGCAGAGCTTGTGACAGCGTGTTTATTTGCCGCCGCAGGAATACGCTTTGGCATATCGCTGGAACTGTTTCCCGCTGTGGTGTTTATCTCTCTTCTCATTATTGTTGCAGTGACAGATATTCATTTTATGCTGATTCCAAATCGAATATTGATTTTCTTTCTTCCCTTTTTGGCGGCCGCGAGATTGATTTCTCCGCTTGATTCCTGGTATGCAGGCCTGTTAGGTGCGGCAGCCGGATTTTTGTTTCTGGCTGTAATTGCCGCAATCACCCATGGGGGAGTAGGGGGAGGAGATATTAAATTATTTGCGGTGATTGGCTTTGTGCTTGGTGTGAAAATGCTGGCAGCTGCCTTTTTCTTTTCAGTTTTGATAGGTGCATTATATGGAGCGGCAGCTGTTCTGACTGGTAGACTCGCTAAAAGGCAGCCGCTTCCCTTCGCCCCCGCTATAGCCGCAGGGAGCATTTTAGCCTATTTATACGGTGACTCTATCATTTCTTTTTATATCAAAATGGCATTGGGCTGA
- the folC gene encoding folyl-polyglutamate synthase (Evidence 2a: Function from experimental evidences in other organisms; PubMedId: 2105929, 2985605, 3040739, 6994831, 9098041, 15705579, 22720735, 26443588; Product type e: enzyme), giving the protein MFTAYQDARSWIHGRLKFGVKPGLGRMKQLMARLGHPEKKIRAFHVAGTNGKGSTVAFIRSMLQEAGYTVGTFTSPYIITFNERISVNGIPISDEEWTALVNQMKPHVEALDQTEYGQPTEFEIMTACAFLYFAEFHKVDFVIFETGLGGRFDSTNVVEPLLTVITSIGHDHMNILGNTIEEIAGEKAGIIKEGIPIVTAVTQPEALQVIRHEAERHAAPFQSLHDACVIFNEEALPAGEQFSFKTEEKCYEDIRTSLIGTHQRQNAALSILAAEWLNKENIAHISDEALRSGLVKAAWPGRLELVQEHPPVYLDGAHNEEGVEKLAETMKQRFANSRISVVFSALKDKPYQNMIKRLETIAHAIHFASFDFPRASLAKDLYDASEISNKSWSEDPDDVIKFIESKKGSNEIVLITGSLYFISDIRKRLK; this is encoded by the coding sequence TTGTTTACTGCATATCAAGATGCGCGCAGCTGGATTCACGGGAGGCTGAAATTCGGGGTGAAGCCCGGACTTGGTCGAATGAAACAGCTGATGGCGCGGTTAGGACATCCTGAAAAAAAAATCCGAGCGTTCCACGTCGCAGGAACAAACGGTAAAGGATCAACTGTCGCTTTTATCCGTTCTATGCTGCAGGAAGCCGGATATACGGTTGGAACATTTACATCGCCTTATATTATTACGTTTAATGAACGGATCAGCGTAAACGGGATACCGATTTCAGATGAGGAATGGACAGCACTCGTCAATCAAATGAAACCGCACGTTGAAGCCCTTGATCAAACGGAATACGGACAGCCGACAGAATTTGAAATTATGACAGCTTGTGCATTTTTATATTTTGCAGAGTTTCATAAGGTCGATTTTGTTATTTTTGAAACAGGTCTGGGCGGTAGATTCGATTCTACTAATGTGGTTGAACCGCTCTTAACTGTGATTACAAGCATCGGACACGATCATATGAACATTTTGGGAAACACCATTGAAGAAATTGCAGGAGAAAAGGCCGGCATTATTAAAGAAGGTATTCCAATCGTTACAGCAGTTACCCAGCCGGAAGCTTTACAGGTCATCCGCCATGAAGCCGAACGGCATGCTGCGCCGTTCCAGTCATTGCATGATGCATGTGTTATTTTCAATGAAGAGGCTCTGCCTGCAGGAGAACAGTTTTCATTCAAAACGGAAGAGAAATGCTATGAAGATATTCGGACATCTCTGATTGGCACCCATCAAAGACAAAATGCTGCTTTGTCCATTTTGGCTGCGGAGTGGCTCAATAAGGAGAATATCGCCCATATCAGTGACGAAGCGTTAAGGAGCGGGCTTGTGAAGGCTGCTTGGCCGGGACGGTTAGAGCTTGTTCAGGAACATCCTCCGGTATATTTAGACGGTGCGCATAACGAAGAAGGTGTTGAAAAGCTGGCGGAAACGATGAAGCAGCGTTTCGCCAATTCACGCATTTCTGTGGTGTTTAGCGCGTTAAAGGACAAACCGTATCAGAACATGATTAAAAGACTGGAAACCATTGCTCATGCGATTCATTTTGCTTCTTTTGATTTCCCGCGTGCTTCCCTTGCAAAAGATCTCTATGATGCAAGTGAAATCAGCAATAAAAGCTGGAGTGAAGATCCAGACGATGTAATCAAATTCATAGAAAGTAAAAAGGGCTCAAATGAAATTGTGCTGATTACCGGATCTCTTTACTTTATTTCTGACATTCGAAAAAGGTTGAAATAA